The region GGCGGATCGCATTTCTCGGCTTCGACGATGCGCTGCGGGCTTACGAGAACGACGATCTCTACGTGATGGATACCGATGGCTCCAACCGTCGCATCCTGACCGAGGGGTGGGATTTCAGCCCGACGGAGATCGAGTGGGACGCGGACGGGCGGGCCATCTACGCGCAATACGACGACTCGGGCGAAACCCGCGTGGCCCGCATCGCTCTCGATGGATCGATTCGCGATGTCGCCGAAGGGCTTTCGGGCGGCGGGTTCGACCGACCCTATACCGGTGGCAGCTTCTCGGTCGCGAAGAACGATGCGATCGCGTCGACCGGCGGACCGCCGACGCGCCCGGCCGAAGTGCGGCTCACCCGGGGCGGCGATGCGCGCGTCCTGACCGACCTCAACCGGTCCCTGCGCGAAGTGAAGACGATGGGCGAGGTGCGCAAGATCACCACCGCGTCGAGCCTCGACGGGATGCAGATCGAAGGCTGGCTGACGCTGCCGCCCGGCTATGTCGAAGGCACGCGCGTGCCGCTGATCCTCGAAATCCACGGCGGACCCTTTGCTGCCTACGGCCCGCATTTCGCGACCGACAACCAGCTCTACGCTGCGGCTGGCTATGCCGTACTTTCCGCCAATCCGCGCGGCTCGACCAGCTATGGCGAAGCTTTCGCGAACGAGATCGACAAGGCCTATCCAGGCAACGACTATTTCGACCTGATCAGCATCGTCGACGAAGCGATCGCCCAAGGGATTGCCGACCCCGACGCGCTGTTCGTGACGGGGGGATCGGGCGGCGGCGTGCTGACCAGCTGGATCGTGGGCAAGACCGACCGCTTCAAGGCCGCGGCGACGCAAAAGCCGGTCATCAACTGGACCACGCAGGTGCTGACCGCCGATGGCGCGGCCTTTTTCGGCACCTACTGGCTGGGCGCGCAGCCGTGGGAAAACCCGCAGCTGTACTGGGACCTCTCGCCGCTCTCTCTGGTCGGCAATGTCGAGACGCCGACGCTGGTAGTGGTCGGGAGCGAGGATTACCGCACGCCGGTGAGCGAATCGGAACAGTACTACACCGCGCTCCGCCTGCGCGGCGTGCCCACCGCGCTGGTGAAGGTGCCGGGCGCGAGCCACGGCAGCATCGCCGGGCGCCCCTCGCACAGCGCAGCCAAGGCCTCGGCGATTCTCGCCTGGTTCGAACGCTACAAGGATGGCTGGGACCGGGGGGAGTGATGGTGCGCCCGACAGGACTCGAACCTGTGGCCCCCGGATTAGGAATCCGATGCTCTATCCACCTGAGCTACGGGCGCGCCGGGCGGGAGCAATAGCCGCAGGTCAGCCGCGCTGCAACGCGCTCAGTTGGTCTCGTCGGGCGGGGTGAAGGGAATCAGCAGCGGCGCGAAGGCGATCCCTTCTTCGAACAGCTCGCGCGCTTCGTCGGCATCGGCCTTGCCGTGGATCAGCACCGCGTCCTTCTCGCCATAATGCATCGCCCGGGTTTCCTCGGCGAAGCGGTCGCCGACATAGGTGCTGTCCTTGATCATTTCGGCCTGAAGCTTCGCCAGCTTCTCCATCGCCTGCTTGAGGGCCGGGGGCAGCGCGCCGCCCTGGCTACCCGCCTGCACCTCGCTGCCTTCTCCATCGCCACTACCCTGTACGGGAGCGTCGGGGCGCCGCGCATTGCCCTTGGCGGGGACCGCGGGCGCCATCGGCGCCTTGGCAACCTCGGTCGACCCGCATTGCGGGCACAGCAGCAGGCCCTTCGCGCCCTGCTCTTCGAAGGCGGAGGACGATCGGAACCAGCCTTCGAAGCGATGGCCTTCGGCGCAGGAAAGGTCGAACACGATCATGGGGTGGTCAGATTGGGAATGGGCCGGCGATTGGCAAGGCTGGGCACCTGTTTGCGCACCTTGGCGATGCGTTCGAGGTCGATCTCGGCGAAGCCAAGACCTGCCTCGCCGTCGCCCATGTCGAGCAGCACGTCGCCCCACGGGTCGATGACGAGGCTGTGGCCATAGGTCTTACGGCCATCCTCATGCTCGCCCACCTGCGCCGCGGCGACCACGTAAGCACTCGCCTCGATCGCGCGCGCCGTCACCAGCGTGTGCCAGTGCGCGGAGCCGGTCGGCACGGTGAAGGCGGCGGGGATCGCGATCATGTCGCACCCTGCCCGCCCCAGCGCATCGAACAGCGCGGGGAAGCGAATATCGTAGCAGATGGTGAGGCCGAGCCGACCGGCGGGCGTATCGCCGGTCACCGACAATGCATCGCCAGCCTGATAGGCGTTCGATTCGCGCCAGCTTTCGCCGGTGTCGAGGTCGACGTCGAACATGTGCAACTTGTCGTACCGGCCGGCGATCTCGCCCGAAGGCGCGATCAGCAGCGATCGGTTGGCGAGCTTGCCACTCTCGAGCCTGACCGGCAGGCCGAAGGTCGCCCAGATCGCGTTCTCCTTCGCCGCCGCGCGCAGCCGGTCGACGATGGCGGGATAGCCGGGATCGTCCATCGTCGCGGTCGCACGCTTGCGATCGCGATCGAGCAGCAGAGCCATTTCGGGCGCGAAGAGCATCTCCGCCCCGCCCTTGCCCGCGTCGGCCATGCTTTGCGCGATTTGCGCGGCGTTGCCCTCCGGGTCGACGCCCGAAGTCATCTGGAGAACGGCGATCCTGGTCACGGAGTCGCTCAGCCTTCGAGCATGGCGTCCAGCTTGCCCTCGCGCTCGAGCGCGGCAAGCTCGTCCGAACCGCCGACATGGCTGTCGCCGATGAAGATCTGCGGCACGGTGCGCGCGGTCGGGGCGCGTTCCTGCATCTCGTCGCGCTTCTCGCCGCCCATCGTGATGTCGTATTCGTTGTAATCGACGCCCTTCTTGTCGAGCAGCGACTTCGCGCGCGAACAGTATCCGCATCCGAACTTCGTATAGATATCGACCTTGGCTGCCACTGCATTTTCCTCGCTTGCTCGGGGTGGGAGGGCTCTTGCACGCCTTCGCGCGCACCCTACATTTCATGCGTCCGGCGATGCCACGACGGGTCGATCCGGACAGCTTGTAGTAACTGAATCGCTCAATGGAGGATTTGTTTCAATGGCACGTATCGATTTCACCCCCTATCGTCGCAGCACCGTGGGTTTCGACCACCTTTTCGACCTGCTCGAAAGCTCGGTCCGCAACACCGGCGACAACTACCCCCCCTTTAATATCGAGAAGCGCGGCGAGGATGAATTCCGCATCACGCTCGCGCTCGCAGGCTTCCGCGCCGGCGATATCGATATCACCGCGCAGCAGAACCTGCTGACCATCACCGGGCGCAAGCAGGACGATGCGAAGCCCGAAGGCAGTGAGATGCTGCATGTCGGTATCGCAAACCGCGGCTTCGAGCGTCGCTTCGAACTGGCCGACCACGTGCGCGTCTCAAACGCCGATCTGGCCGATGGCATGCTCGTGATCGATCTGGTCCGCGAAGTGCCCGAGGCGATGAAGCCGAAGAAGATCGCGATCAACGGTCAGCAGTCTTCGCTGAGCATCGTCGACTCGTCCGAAAGCGACGAATCGGATCGCGACGCGGCCTGACCATCTCACCTCCGCATCCGCCGCTCCGCGCGGCGCATGCATAATGCCAAAACCGCCCGCTCCTGCCACCAAGCGCAGGGGCGGGTTTTTTATGTAACGTGAAGATTTACTTGTGCTTTTGGGGCGACCCCGAAGAGTCGCCCCACGGCATATGCCGCCTTGACCGGGTCTGCCCGTCCGGGTCGCAGAAGACGATCAAACCCGGGACAAGCTCTTGATTAGGGATACCCCAAACACAGCGCTGCCCCCACAACGCGGACGCGAGGTATGGATCAAAACATGATAAAGATAAAGAGGCTTCTACTTGGCCGCGTGACAATGAAGATTGTATTTTGCGACCAACAACTTGGAACCAAACAGCCCTAGACCAGCCGCGATTGCCTCAGCGCCGCCGCCACGAATCCGGCGAACAGCGGATGCGGGTCGAACGGGCGCGATTTCAGCTCGGGGTGGAACTGCACACCGACGAAGAAGGGATGATCGGGCCGCTCCACAATCTCGGGCAGCAGGCCGTCGGGCGACATCCCGGAGAAAATCAGCCCGTCATTCTCCAGCCGTTCGCGATACGCACCGTTCACTTCGTAACGGTGACGGTGGCGCTCGGAGATTTCGGACGCGCCGCCGTAAATATCGCTGATCCGGCTACCCTCTGCCAGCTTCGCGTCATAGGCGCCGAGCCGCATCGTGCCGCCCAGATCGCCGTCGGCTGCGCGGGTCTCCAGCCCTTCCTTGGTCATCCATTCGGTGATGATGCCCACCACCGGCTCGTCGGTCTCTCCGAATTCGGTCGAGGACGCCGCATCCACGCCTGCCGCGCGCGCGCTCTCGATGCAGGCCATCTGCATACCGAGGCATATCCCGAAGAACGGCACCTTGCGTTCGCGCGCGAAGCGTACGCTGGCGATCTTGCCCTCGCTGCCGCGCTCGCCGAAACCGCCGGGCACGAGGATGCCGTGAAGCGGCTCGAGCTCGGCGACGATTTCGGAGGGATCGCGCTCGAACACTTCGGCATCGATCCACTTGACGTGGACCTTGGCCCTGTTGGCCAGCCCGCCATGGACCAGCGCCTCGTTGAGCGACTTGTAAGCGTCCTTGAGGCCGACATACTTGCCCACCACGCCGATGGTAACTTCGCCCTCGGGATTGAAATAGCGGCTCGTCACTTCGCGCCACGGTGCCAGATCGGGCGCGGGAGCGTCGGCGATGCCGAAGCCGCGCAGGACTTCGGCGTCGAGGCCTTCCTCGTGATATTGCAGCGGCACGGCGTAGATCGACTTTGCGTCGAGCGCGGGGATCACCGCCTGGGGTCGCACGTTGCAGAA is a window of Alteriqipengyuania lutimaris DNA encoding:
- a CDS encoding carbon-nitrogen hydrolase family protein, with protein sequence MTSGVDPEGNAAQIAQSMADAGKGGAEMLFAPEMALLLDRDRKRATATMDDPGYPAIVDRLRAAAKENAIWATFGLPVRLESGKLANRSLLIAPSGEIAGRYDKLHMFDVDLDTGESWRESNAYQAGDALSVTGDTPAGRLGLTICYDIRFPALFDALGRAGCDMIAIPAAFTVPTGSAHWHTLVTARAIEASAYVVAAAQVGEHEDGRKTYGHSLVIDPWGDVLLDMGDGEAGLGFAEIDLERIAKVRKQVPSLANRRPIPNLTTP
- a CDS encoding Hsp20 family protein → MARIDFTPYRRSTVGFDHLFDLLESSVRNTGDNYPPFNIEKRGEDEFRITLALAGFRAGDIDITAQQNLLTITGRKQDDAKPEGSEMLHVGIANRGFERRFELADHVRVSNADLADGMLVIDLVREVPEAMKPKKIAINGQQSSLSIVDSSESDESDRDAA
- a CDS encoding S9 family peptidase codes for the protein MKLVTMLFGASALALMPAGLAAQQEETPSSQGQQPDTAAPQSAAASGTVTGGPERRFTGEDLFDLAIASDPQISPDGSRIAYVRRSNDVMTDSTHSAIWLVDTATGEETPIAGQDGSAFSPRWSPSGDRLAYVSTAGGSAQMWVRWMDEGESVRLTGLPTSPSSMAWSPDGRSIAYTMLVKDDGPQLGSAPANRPEGAQWAQPLEIYDLLTYRADGAGYLQPGFEKIFVIPATGGAPRQLTFGQYHEGGPLSWSRDGSTIYFGANRSRDWQSDPLESDIYALDVASGGIAQLTDRNGPDHSPRVSPDGGRIAFLGFDDALRAYENDDLYVMDTDGSNRRILTEGWDFSPTEIEWDADGRAIYAQYDDSGETRVARIALDGSIRDVAEGLSGGGFDRPYTGGSFSVAKNDAIASTGGPPTRPAEVRLTRGGDARVLTDLNRSLREVKTMGEVRKITTASSLDGMQIEGWLTLPPGYVEGTRVPLILEIHGGPFAAYGPHFATDNQLYAAAGYAVLSANPRGSTSYGEAFANEIDKAYPGNDYFDLISIVDEAIAQGIADPDALFVTGGSGGGVLTSWIVGKTDRFKAAATQKPVINWTTQVLTADGAAFFGTYWLGAQPWENPQLYWDLSPLSLVGNVETPTLVVVGSEDYRTPVSESEQYYTALRLRGVPTALVKVPGASHGSIAGRPSHSAAKASAILAWFERYKDGWDRGE
- a CDS encoding DUF1178 family protein → MIVFDLSCAEGHRFEGWFRSSSAFEEQGAKGLLLCPQCGSTEVAKAPMAPAVPAKGNARRPDAPVQGSGDGEGSEVQAGSQGGALPPALKQAMEKLAKLQAEMIKDSTYVGDRFAEETRAMHYGEKDAVLIHGKADADEARELFEEGIAFAPLLIPFTPPDETN
- the grxC gene encoding glutaredoxin 3: MAAKVDIYTKFGCGYCSRAKSLLDKKGVDYNEYDITMGGEKRDEMQERAPTARTVPQIFIGDSHVGGSDELAALEREGKLDAMLEG
- a CDS encoding CTP synthase, whose amino-acid sequence is MARYIFITGGVVSSLGKGLMAASLGALLQARGYKVRIRKFDPYLNVDPGTMSPYQHGEVYVTDDGAETDLDLGHYERFTGVSAHQADNITSGRVYQEIIAKERRGDFLGATVQVIPHVTDAIKEFALADQGDHDFILCEIGGTVGDIESLPFMEAIRQLRNELEPMQTLSVHVTLVPYIAAAGELKTKPTQHSVRELAALGIKPDILLCRSEHFLPEAERRKIANFCNVRPQAVIPALDAKSIYAVPLQYHEEGLDAEVLRGFGIADAPAPDLAPWREVTSRYFNPEGEVTIGVVGKYVGLKDAYKSLNEALVHGGLANRAKVHVKWIDAEVFERDPSEIVAELEPLHGILVPGGFGERGSEGKIASVRFARERKVPFFGICLGMQMACIESARAAGVDAASSTEFGETDEPVVGIITEWMTKEGLETRAADGDLGGTMRLGAYDAKLAEGSRISDIYGGASEISERHRHRYEVNGAYRERLENDGLIFSGMSPDGLLPEIVERPDHPFFVGVQFHPELKSRPFDPHPLFAGFVAAALRQSRLV